TTCTGTCTTACGTCTACGGTACACAGAACGTGCTGTGTACACTTTACTACTGGATACCCTAAATGGCCACACTTACATTTTACTGGTTGTATCGGGCACTACTGTAACAGTAAGGTAACATGGAAGTGGTAATCAAGGCCAAGAGTCTCATAGTAGAGATCTGTCCTGTTACTCTTGCAGTTCCTCATCTGACTGAAACCGACGAtcatttttgtgtttcttcaggTTGTCAAAAATGCGAAAATCAGGCGATGAAAGATCCGGTCTGTACGGAGAAGTTGCAGtttgtttcccaaccaaatcactgaagcgtagccttcgtcggATTGGCAGTGTTGGGGCCGGCGTTATCGTCCAAAagaatgattccgtccgacagtatTCCAacagcccgagggcaaacggcaGAACcagcagtggaaacatcccacatctcccccgACAAAGAAATCGAAAGCTGTTCAGACAAGTTacggtaaggtcatgatgacttCTTTCTTCGACTGCAGATGATATCTGCTCGTCTAATTCCTCGAACGTGGAACCATAATCAATGCGCAGCGTTATGAAGACTCTTTGCAGAAATTGCGATTCGCTGTACCGCCAAAACGCCCAGGAACGCGGTCGGGCGGAATCATCGTTCTGTAGTATACCGCCCGCCACCACACTGCCAtcgacgaaggctacgcttcagcgatttagtTGGCAAACACTGTAAAAACCCCGTACAGCCTGGATCCCTCGTTGTGCGATTTTCACTTCTTTGGCGACCTGAACAAAGACATGTGTTCTATGAAACAGGATTGATCCTCTCGTCCCCCACTGTGATAAATGTCTTAAATCGTGTGGCGAgtacttttgaatggaactattCTATTGTCCCTTTGTGACGGGTGTTCGGTATTCATTTGACTGATTCGTGCCTTGAATTTCGGTTTAAACGTAGGGGTCCAGAGACCCCACGTCGTATTATACGTTACAAGGGTTTCTCTCTGCTTTTCTGTGTCCTGTAGACAGTAGGTAGATATCTCTTCAATTCAAAAAGTAAACTACCAGAGATCAtgacaaatgttcagatgtgtgtgaaatcttatgggacttaaatgctaaggcaTCAgtccactacttaacctaaattatcctaaggacaaacacacacacaaatgtccgagggaggactcgaacctccaccgggaccagccgcacagtccattactgcagcagcccctgagaccgctcggctaactccGCGCGGCAGATCATGAGAATTGGGGTTTATGAGATTATCTCCCGAGTGTGTCAGTGTTGCCACATGTAAACGCTGCCacagaacgacgccttgactcgcTGATAACCCGGGAAGACTTAATCATGTCTATAAACATAATTAGGTTTGTACGAAAACCTCAGTGCTCGAATCctagtagcaaatggttcaaatggctctgagcactatgggactcaacttctgaggtcattagtcccctagaacttagaactagttaaacctaactaacctaaggacagcacacacatccatgcccgaagcgggattcgaacctgcgaccgtagcggtctcgcggttccagactgcaacgcctagaaccgcacggccacttcggccggccctagtaGCACCTCACCAATTTCTAACCAGTGAggattctacagggtgttacaaaaaggtacggccaaactttcaggaaacattcctcacacacaaataaagaaaagatgttatgtggacatgtgtccggaaacgcttaatttccatgttagagatcattttagtttcttccacctacgctcaatggagcacgttatcatgatttcatacaggatgctctacctgcgctgctagaacatttgcctttacaagtacgacacaacatgtggttcacgcacgatggagctcctgcacatttcagtcgaagtgttcgtacgcttctcaacaacagattcggtgaccgatggattgatagaggcggaccaattccatggcctccacgctcttctgacctcaaccctcttgactttcatttacgtgggcatttgaaagctcttgtctacgcaaccccggtaccaaatgtagagactcttcgtgctcgtattgtggacggctgtgatacaatacgccattctccagggctgcatcagcgcatcagggattccatgcgacggagggtggatgcatgtatcctcgctaacggaggacgttttgaacatttcctgtaacacgctgttgctctgtgtttccattccatgattaatgtgacttgaagagaagtaataaaatgagctgtaacatggaaagtaagcgtttccggacacatgtccacataacttattttctttctttgtgtgtgaggaatgtttcctgaaagtttggccgtacctttttgtaacaccctgtatacctaaaGACACATCGTGTGAGGTCGAGGTGCACAGTATGTAGTATTACCCTTTGGTATATACAAAATGTTCTTTTTGTTTATCGTTTGCACCAGAGGCGGAATATAAAGACCCGAGCTTATGATTACTGCTCGTAATAGAATTTGACCCGATAATTTCGGCGAAACAACAGTGACGCGCATAGAGAAACGACGGTGCAGTCATGACGTGAGCAGAACACTGGCCGCGTACGGAGGAGTCCCGTCACGACTCGTTTCCCTGCGTGCGTCAGTCGGTGCGCCCCGGAAGGCCGTGAAGGTCAGACGCGCGGTGCCTATAAGAAGCGCTGCCTGGCAGCGTCCAGCACAGGAAGCAATGGCGCATCTCCAGCTGCAGGCAGCGGCCGTGGCGGTGCTGGCGGCGCTCGTGGCGGGGGTCTGCGCGCAGGTCGGCCCGGCGCAGAGCTTCGCCCGGCCCGACAGGCTGGACGTGGACAGCGCCATCAACGACGAGGCACGCTTCCAGGAGGCCATGCGCTGCATCCTGGAGGGCGACGACTACAAGTTCTGCGACCATCACACTGTCGGCATCAAATGTAAGTCCACACTCTCACGCTTAACACTGCGTACTGCATGCGCAATTTCTGTTTTCGTGGCTCATTTAGAGATAGGAGAGAATGGAGCTGGCACATTCGGATTTTTGAAGAAAATCATAGTTCGGCACAATGAGTAAGCGTCACTGAGGCGCGGATCTAGTTCTCACTTCCGTTGCGGGAGTGGCGAAGTATGAGAGTTcacgatttacactactggccattaaaattgctacaccacgaagatgacattttacagaagcgaaatttaaccgagagcaagaagttgctgtgatatgcaaaatgattagcttttcagagcattcacgcaaggctggcgacggtggcgacacctacaacgtgctcacatgtggaaagtttccaaccgatttctcatacacaaacagcagttgaccggcgttgcctggtgaaacgttcttgtgttgcctcgtgtaagtaggagaaatgcgtaccatcacgtttccgactttgataaaggtcggattgtatcctatcgccattgcggtttatcgtatggcgacattgctgctcgcgttggtcgagatccaatgacttttagcagaatatggaatcggtgggttcaggagggtaatacggaacgccgtgctggatcccgacggcctcgtatcactagcagtcgagatgacaggcatcttatccgcatggctgtaacagatcgtgcagccacgtctcgttccctgagtcaacagatggggtgttctgagtcaacaaccatctgcacgaacagttcgacgacgcttgcagcagcatggactatcagctcggagaccatgcctgcggttactcttgacgctgcttcacaaacaggagcacctgcgatggtgtactcaacgacgaacctgggcgcacgaatggcaaaacctcatttttccggatgaatccaggttctgtttacagcatcatgatggtcgcatccgtgtttggcgacatcgcggtgaacgcacaaggaagcgtgtattcgtcatggccatactggcgtatcacccggcgtgatggtatggggtgccattggttacacgtctcggtcacctcttattcacattgacggcactttgaacagtggacgttacgtttcagatgtgttacgacccgtggctctacccttaattcgatccctgcgaaaccctacatttcagtaggataatgcacgaccgcttgttgcagattctgtacgggcctttctggatacagaaaatgttcgactgctgccctggccagcacattctccagatctctcaccaattgaaaacgtgtggtcaatggtggccgagcaaccaaATATAACTTGCCAATACCCTCACTTTTAACGAGTCACAGATGTCTAAGATTTTAAAAACAGTAGTAGTGTACACTACTGTTTGTAGGAAGTGAAACGTTCAGAAGCAATAGTCTGTAACAAGCCACGATAAGAGGATCAAGACATTTTACGGTAGTGAAATGTGGTCGGATTGAATCTGGCGATAATTGTATTAGgtcatgaaacactaaaagtagtcgatGAGTACCGCTGTGTGGGCAGCAGATTAACTGAGTATGGCTGAAGTAAAATGTACATAAAACATATACTGGATAGACTGGCAATAGttagaaaagcgttcctgaagaagaagaatttgttaatagcTAATATCAATGACAGAAAGTCATTTTTGTAAGTACGTCTCTGGAGCGTAGCCTAGAATGAAATTGAAATTGGTGTGACAAGCAACTCAGCCATGGATGAAATACTTTTCAAAtgttgtgctacaaaagaatgctgaggaATAGATGGGCAGGTCGAATAACATATGGagtggtactgaatcgaactggggaagaTGGAAatctgtggcagaacttgacaaaaaGAGGGTTTAGTTGACAGGACGTAACCTGAAAGCATCAAGCAATCTTCAGTCTGATAACGGAAAGAATTGTAGGGgcacaaaaattgtagagggaaaccaaagaTTGAACACAGTAACCAGTATTTATatggagttgaagaggcttgcacacgacagactagcttggagagctgtataaaaacaatcttcagactgaagatcacaacagcaaaatTAAAACGTTTAGATTAATTTGTTTGTATCAACACTAAGTACGTCGCTTCAACACAACTTCCAAGAAATAACGCAATTGAGATACGTACTTAAAGTGCAAATTATTTTCccatgccggcagctgtggccgagcggttctaggcgcttcagtccggaaccacgctgctgctacggtcgctggttcgaatcctgcctcgggcatggatgtatgtgatgtccttaggttagttaggtttaagtagttcgaagtctaggggactgatgacctcacatgttaagtcccatagtgcttagagccatttgaaccatttttatttgcccataaatTTGAGATTTCAGTATTCCATTTAACTCATAAGACTGTGGACACACGTATGCTAACTACAGCTGTCCGAGCACATAAATGGTGgttagtggggggagggggaggaaataaGATCTTTTTGTCGTTTCCACCTACGTGCGCAAAGGTCAGTCTTTATGTGTTTCTTTTCTCGTGGAgcgtctttccctttctgtcttgccttTCCTCGACTTCTTGAAGTTTATCAGTTCCACCTGTACTTCCACGACCGGGTCGGATTTGTTGTTGGCAGCAAGTATAGTGAGCCCGTAAATGGATGCCTTTACTTTGCTGGGATTTATTTCTAAACCAGTGAGACTGCAAACACAGTCCATTTGGGATAACCCTCAGGAACACTATCAGAAAGTATCCAGGTTAAAACGGAGCTTATAATTATTTCGAATTTTTCTCTCACTTTTTGTAATGCTCTGTTCTCTTAAGGTTAGATGGAAATTTGGAAACTAATACATGTAAGAACATAGACGATTTCAATAAAAGTTGTAAGGGGATGCGAGGGTTTTACGACCCTCATGACAACCTCCCACCCCACTGGCTCCGCGCCTCACGTTATTGTTTTATTGAAATGGAAAGTTTCCGTGGAACAACAGACAACACTCCGACAAGCTAAACGATTTTAATCACATGCCATTCTACCAAACATAATTCGGATCTAAATCAACGTTATACACTGACTCCATAAAAAATACAGAATGCAGCAAAATGAGCGATTTATGCATTAGGCAATTTGTTCAACTACTGATTTTTCTCTATCTTTTGCTATTCAGTTTCTTCCTTGTAATCAgagatttttcttttcttcttaataTTTCACTCTACATATTGTTCTGTCTTCAGTTTACTCCTACTTGTTTCATTCCGATCTCCATGTACCTTCCTAAGCCAGTGACATTTCTCTTCCAAATTCGCTAATTGTTGTAAAACTTTTCGCATCTACCTGTTGAGTCTAATTCGTTACAGATGGTTGTGGAATATTAATCTTACACTCCTAATAGAATCCGTATTTTTAACATGTTATTATATTtgagttttatttcttttgcttaACTTTGTCACTTTTCTGACTGtttaattcatttcatttcagccTCCGCATCACTTACGTTTGTAGTGCACATGTGCATTCTAGCTATATTGGATGCTTTTATTTATAGCTAGTGGTTCGCTTGGAAAAGTATTAAATCTTGCTGCCATAATCTTGTTCCGGGAGTTTAATTTTGTACATCCATACGTgaatgattgctctgcaattcgcTTAAGTGTTTAGCAGAAGGTCTATGAAAGCACCCTATCATTACACTGTCTAATATCACGTGGGAGAAGTGAACACCTAAACCTTGCCAtttgagctatgatttcccttgttTCATCAGAATGATAATTTTTCCCAACGTATGCAAGAGTGAACAAATAATTTGGCAATCGGAGCAAGAAGTTAATGATTAAAATTTTGCgaaaagatcttgccgcaacgaaaatcgttttgtttcaatgattgccaccctaTCTCGCGTAATATATTCGTAACACCCTGTCGCCTATTTCGAGATAACACTAAACGAGCTGTTATTCCTTGAATTTCTTCGGTATCCTCCATTACTTTATCCAGTAAGGTTCCAATACTGCTCTGCAATTCTCCAGAAGATGAGAAAGAACcgaagtgtaggcaatctcttcagtagatttgttgcaccttgTAAACATTCcaccaatgaaacacagtctttggttcatcttctcaacaacatgttctaagtgataattccaatttaagttattcataattgtaattcctagatattgaATCGTCAGTCTTTAAATTAgtgtgatttaacgtgtaaccgacATTTAAAGGATTTTTTGGCGATGCGGATGATTtctctaaattattttttaaatcgtATTTATTTTCCAATGACTTTACAGCACGGCAGACgacggcgtcatcagcaaacaaagacGGAAATCTTTTATACAGAGtgtaacgccggccggggtggccgagcggttctagacgctacagtctggaaccgcgtgaccgctacggtcgcaggctcgaatcctgcctcgggcgtggatgtgtgtgatgtccttaggtttgttaggtttaagtagttctaacttctaggggactgatgacctcagaagttaagtcccatagtgctcagagccatttccatttcAGAGTGTAACAAAaacatatggccaaactttcaggatacaatCCACATGTaggggaagaaaatatgttatgtggacatgggtcttGAAACGCCTTATTTTCATATGAGAGCAAATTTTCTGTTTATCTTCATAggcacattaatcatgggaaacacgcaGAAACAGCATTACATGAAACGCTTTCTTACACGAAATATTCAACATAACTTTTTAACTTTTTGGTTACAGTATGAAAAACTTTCCTAAATGAAGTGTTCAAAATTCCCTCAGTTAGCAAGGAGGCACGTATCAACACAATATCGCACTGAATTCCTGGtgcgctgatgtatccctggagctGTCTGGCCATACCCTTCTGTTGCTCGCTAGTGATGGCTGTAAATGTTTTCGCGTTTTGTTGCTCTTTACTAattttcattgtgatttttgtagatGATGGCTGGCGGATGCTGGAACGCGGGTGCAGCGGTCCCTGCACGCCGGACGAGCTGTCGGTGTACAGGTTCCTGGCACACGTGTCCCACAACAAGCCGGAGCAGTGGAAGCAGATACTGGACAAGTTCGACCCGGACGGCAAGCTCAAGCAGAACAACAGCCAACAGTGGACGGAGCACGGAATTAAAGTGTAGTCCCTGCAGTGCGACGCAAGAATAAAAAAATCTGTACTGAACTGTTCCTatacaaaaaataaatgtttttttaaagaACAGTGTATACTTTACTTAACAAACAGAGGCAGTGGAAGATATACACCGGTAAAAGTTTGTCATGTGATTAAAATCAGTGTTTGTTGAATGTAAATTTCACAATGAAAGGTCGATTACAGTTTTAACTGACGCTCTCTGTCGTGTCCTATCGAATGAAGGAGGTTGATAGTAAATTAGAATGACATATAAGCTCTACTGACAAACAAGTGACAGGTTGTATCTTATCACAGTGTAATTCACTTTTATGTTTTATTTCTGTCAGGTTTTTTCGACCACGTATCAGTACATCAAATAGATAAAGGAAACCACTTGCCAGTTCAACTGCAAATATATGTTTGGGAATTCTATCATTACTTTGACTGAATGCTAATAAACCATAGACTGCAGTTAAGaaatatttaatgtaaatgtaAGCTGTGTGCCTCACGTAATGAAACAAATGAATGAAGAATGGTGGGCATAACTtcaaccaattgaaattcatcactgCCAAAATGCTAACTTAAGAGAGAGGAGAAACAGCGAAGCCCAATATGCAGCAGGAAAATTACACCAGATACAACTCCTCTGCAAAAAAATTTAAGAGCTATAGGCATCTCACATGTGCCAAAATTCAGTTCTATTATTTTACTCTTGATACTTGCTTTGAGTTCTAGAAAACTGTTAGAAACTCATTATATCCAACATCTATAACCTAAAACTTTttagtttgttattgttgttgtgagcTTCAGTCTGAATACTGCATTTGATACGGTTTCTCCAttctgttctatcctgtgcaagcctcttcatctccgagtaactactgcaatctgcatccttccgaatctgcttgctGTACTCATCTCGTGGCCCCCCTCTCCaacatttttaccccccccccccgctatacacacacacacacacacacacacacacacacacacacacacacacacacacacacaacatcccTCCAAAACTCAGTTGGTTGTCCCTTAGTGTGTCACAATGTATCCCATCAActcatcccttcttttagtcaagttgtgccacaaatttcttgtcttcgcAATCATATTCCGTATCTTGTCAATAGTCACGccatctacccagctaatcttgagcactcttcagtagcaccacatttcaaaaccttccattctcttcttgtgtaaacttttgatcgtccttgtttcacttccatacatggctacactcgagacaaataccttcagaaaagacttcgtaacacttaaatctatattaggtgttaacaaatttctcttcttacgaaatgcttttgttgccattgccagtctacatttcacatcctctctacttcggccatcatcagttactttgctgcccaaatagcataaGTCATTTCTAttttgtctcctttcctaatctgatttccgtcgcatcacctgattttattccactacattctattatccttgttttagaatcacaatgtcgtcggcaaacttcaATGTTTTTGTTTATTCTTCTTAAACTTTAATTCTTTCTcgaaaattttcttcagtttcctttcctGGCTGCTCAATGTACAAACTAAATAACATCCTGTCTCACTcagttctcaaccactgcttccttttcatgtcattCAAATCTTAAAAATACCGTCTGGTTTCCGTGttagttgtaaatagcccttcgctccctgtattttactcctgctaccgtCAGAATTTCGAAGAAGGTATGctagtcagcactgtcaaaagatctctctaaatctacaaatgttctagaagaagtcgcaaggtcagtattgcctctcgtgttcctacatttctaccgaatccaaacggACCTTCCCTGAGATCGGCTAGCAGTTTCTCGAGTCTTCTGTAAATAAatcatgttagtgttttgcaacaatgacttataaactgataattcggtataTGAGAGTACCGGCTTTCTCGGCGAACCTCGACGATAAAATCTTCTTGGGTTGAAAGTCGAATGAATGCGtcattctccagcaacgtttcagcaagtctcttacttgccatcttcgggTGGGTTCACCTCTCGTCCGAGTCTTCATAGCCGCTCGATCACGGGATTTTCTGCATTCTCTGCACCAGTCCGGCCAATCAAGAGCGAGTGGAATCTGCGCGGCTGCGCATGGTAGGGTGAAGGGGGGGAAAGCCGCGGGCACCGGGTCGTGGCGTCTCACCTCCGTGCGGCCTGTTTATTCCATCCGCCGCCACCGAGCTGCCTCCATCGATGAAAGAATACAACGAAAACGCAGAAGGTAGCagtgaagaaactatgggtaacagaagaaatacactcctggaaattgaaataagaacaccgtgaattcattgtcccaggaaggggaaactttattgacacattcctggggtcagatgcatcacatgatcacactgacagaaccacaggcacataaccacaggcaacagagcacgcacaatgtcggcactagtacagcgtatatccacctttcgcagcaatgcaggctgctattctcccttggagacgatcgtagagatgctggatgtagtcctgtggaacggcttgccatg
The genomic region above belongs to Schistocerca serialis cubense isolate TAMUIC-IGC-003099 chromosome 6, iqSchSeri2.2, whole genome shotgun sequence and contains:
- the LOC126484523 gene encoding ejaculatory bulb-specific protein 3-like is translated as MAHLQLQAAAVAVLAALVAGVCAQVGPAQSFARPDRLDVDSAINDEARFQEAMRCILEGDDYKFCDHHTVGIKYDGWRMLERGCSGPCTPDELSVYRFLAHVSHNKPEQWKQILDKFDPDGKLKQNNSQQWTEHGIKV